DNA sequence from the Methanococcus maripaludis genome:
TTTCAAAATCAAAAGATTCTAAAACCTGTTCGGGATTGCCTAATGATTTAGATATTTCTTCCTCGCTTCTTCCTTCAAGAGCCCCATTTTCGAAATATTCATTATAATCATATAGGATGTCCTGTTTTTCCGATTCTGGAATGCTTTTTAATGTTTCAGACAGTTTATATAAATATTCTTCTTTATTCATCTTTAACACCGGAATTAATCAGCTCATTTACTTTTTTTGAAAATTCTATCCATTCTTCAGCCTGACTTTCTCTAACTTCCTTGCCCTTTTCAGTAAGTTTATAATATTTTCGTGGTGGCCCACTGCTCGATTCCATTAAATACGTGGTTAAAAGCCCGTCTGCCTTTAAACGCCTTAATAATGGATATATGGTACCTTCAGATATCGAGATACTTTTTGAAATTTCATTTATTAGCTCGTACCCGTAATAATCCCGTTTATTAAGCAGGGTGAGTACACAGAGCTCTAAAACTCCTTTTTTAAATTGGACATCCATCGGTACCACAAAATTGTTTTAAGTACTGTATATTACCAGATACTATATATTATTATTGATAATACGGGAATTTTTTAAAAGTGTTGTTGAATTTACTTTAAAAATTGAGAAATTAATCTAAAAAAGAAGAAAGAATAAGTTATTTTACCGGATTTTGTTGAAATATTCTAAATTATACTCCCCTCCAGAATATACACATGATTAGCTTGAACTATGAATTATGTAAGAGTAGTTCTCTCTCCAAATGCTGCTTAAATATATAATAAATTAAAAGAAAGCGATGAAAAACTTGATAAATCGATACTTAACTCATTAGATCTGCAGGATAGTAAATATCCTTCAAAAATTTCCGAATTAAAAAGATATGGTGAATGGGAAATTATACTTTGATATAAACTCCCAAACTTGGAAATTATTTGTGATAACTACGAAAAACAAGGAAATAATATTATTTTAACATGTTTTGGAGATATTAACTTTATCGATTACGATCCAAGGCCCAATGAAATTGAAAGATTTCCCATAAGACATATCCATGCGGGCATGTTAGTTTTTGAGTTTGATTCCGAAGAAGATATTTCTGAAAAATTGAAACGCATTGAAACACTATCTAATTCATCATACAATAAAATAGACGAATTTAATAAAAAATTAGGGACTTACATATTAAAAACATTTAATGAATAACTAAATAATTTATTTATCATATCCAATATCAACATAAGTACCCCCGTGAAGTAGTAAGTTTATAGTTTGATTTTCAAATTTAAGTCTCCCACGAGGATTTTCTTTTTCTTCAATCGCTTTTTTCAATTCCATTATTTTAATAACATCAAGTCCGCCAACATACTCCAATACACCAGATATAAAATCATTTCCTGCCACTAATGGGTTTATTACGATAAAATTGTTATAAATGAATTTTAAAATATAATAAAGGGGATCATCGTCATTATTATCAAAAATCTTTGAATTTTTCAAAATTGAATCCGCTTCCCCAGAATATATGCAAAATTCATACATTAAATACTCCCATGCTTTTTTAGTCTTTATTTTTTCATTGGAGATAAGCCGAATAATTTCATTTACGATTAATTCCCGCGAACCCTCATAAAATATGTCAGTTTTTGATCTAAATATAATATATGTTACCAGACCTAATTCTGTGTAATTTGACTCCAAATGTTGAAACGTACAGAATTTTAAGACCTCACCGATTACAATATCTTTGTAGTTATCCCCTGTTTTAATGTATACTTCCCCACCAAAACGGTGTTTAATGCACACTGCAAGATAACATAATCTTTTAAATGGTTTTTATCTCGTTTCAACTTGATAATTGAATTAAAAAAGTCTTTCTTTTGAATTTCAGATAAATTCAAATCTTTAGCAATTTTTCCTGCATTCATTTTTAGACTCTGAATGTTTGAGCACTTCGCCTGATCTTTTACAAAACTGGTCTGTAAAACACTGCAATTTTTGTTACTTGTGTGAACATTGACAGCTTTGACTTCTGATTTATGATAATCCTTTTCAAAATGTTCAACAGGCTTTAAACAATACGGACAGATTTTAATCAAAATAACACCTCAAAAAGAGGGGGAAATAGGAGTATTTAAAAAAAATCGATAGAGTTATCACGGGGGCGTATCTTATTTTTCAACGATTGATAAATCTCAAAATAAGAATTAAAAAAATTTACTCTACCTGATTAAATAAAAGAGCTTATATTATTTATAATTTATTGAAATAACTATTTAAATTCGTTTTTGAAAGAATTGAAAGCTAAATTGTTTAAAAAAATATGCTGTATGAACCGGACTAAAAAACCGATGAAAACGCACAACCGGATTATTGAGTATATAAATAAAAAACGGAGTTACTGTTAACAATGCAAAATACCGGTTGCGGTATACTGTTAAATTTCAAGTCCAATAGCCTTAAAATTGAGCTATGAGAAAAAGAGCTATACTTTACCAATTGGTCTTTTGAGATATGCTTTAAAATCGTTTTAAAAAGAAAGCGCAGAGGGAGGGATTTGAACCCCCGCTCCCCAGTGGAGAACCGGATTTCAAGTAATACGGTCAAAAAACGAGAAAACGCAGACGTTACATCGTAATTTAACGATTTTTCTGAAAAGAAGGATTTTCCTTCGAGAAAGATGGTGAAAAGTAGTGAAGTGAAAACCGGATTTTATCCGGTGTTCAAAAACATAGTCCGGTATCCAATATCGCAAAATTTTAAAATTTTTTCCCATTACTTTCCAATTTAACCATATGATCATATAGTTTTTTTGGAAGTATTGTAATTACTGACTTCGATAACCTTATTTCAACTTCATCTTCCGGTAAAACCAACAATCGTTTAAAAAATGACGATAAATTAATTTGTTTTGATTTTCCTACTTTTTTTACCGATTTATTTTTTAACATCGAGTCGGGTGTATCATCTGGGAGTTTCACGATTTGAAATCCACAGGGAAATTTACTTTCTTCATTTAAAAAAAATGGTTTTATCCACACGAAATCTCCTTCATCAATTCCAACCTTATCCAATAATGAGGAAGTAGAAAAATCAAGTGAATAACCTAACTTTTTGGAAATGATGTTTTCTTCATCCTTACTAATGGAAATTTCGCATAATTTATCTTTAAAATCAATAACCAAGTAATCCCCTTCAACCGCCCCCATATATTCCAACAATGCAGTCATGCTAATATCAAGACTTTTACCCATATTCACTTTTTTAGTAAATGAAGGTCTTGATAAATAATAACCCCTTCCTTCTTCATCTGTTTTAAAAATATGAAATTTTCCATCATGATTTTCGGTAATCATTACTAAATCTCCTTCATTTATGTTTAAATAATTCATTACCGACTTCATCGATGGATTAAGGGATTTTCCGAGTTTTACTGTTTTTATCATAATTTTATCTTTTTTTTTAATTAATATATAAATATAATTGATTTTGATTAGATTACACGAAAAACTTATATATAATTATGACTATGATTAATTTACACGAAATTAGAAAAAACAATTGGAGTTGATTATTATGGACGATTTTGATCTCGATGAACTGAACAACTTAAAGGACTCGAAAAAATTAAAAAAAGTAAACAATGAAGAAGATTTTAAAAAACAAATGGATTTTTATAAAAATGAACGGATAAGAATGGGTATTAAGGAATATACAATCAAACAAGACTGTTACCGAGTTAATTTTTTCTTCAAATGGTTAAAAGAAATGGGTTTTACTCAAAATAACCTTAACATAACGACTTTTGAATTATTTTTCGATTATATGAGGAAGAAAAGAAAAATCTCAAACAATACACAAAATAAAATCATGATTTCCTTAAAAAAATATTTCGAAATAATTAACAATCCTTGTATGGACGAGTTTTTGAAAAAATATGAGAGGTCATTTTACAAAGCTGTTGAGAAAAAAGAAACCGATTTCATCGAACCAAGCGATGTGAAAATCATGTGTGATTATTTTGAAGAGAAAAAAGAAAAATCAGCTTTTCGATGCTTAGTTTTTCTAAGGGTGCTTTTTGAAACAGCTGGAAGATTTGGAGAAGTGTTGAAAATTAGAATTAGGGATATAGACTTTGAAAAAGGGATTATTCTCTTAAGAGAAACAAAAACGAGCATTCCAAGAAAAGTAGCAGTGTCAAAAGAAGCTAAAGATGGGGAGATTGACACATTAACATATTTAAAATTCTTTTCAAAGGGAAAAAGCGGTGATGATTGCCTTTTTCCTTCGGAAGATGATGTTAAAAAACCAATGTCAAAAAACGCTTTCTATCGGCATTATGTGAAGGCGGTTCGATACTTGAAAGATCAAAACCCAAAATTGAAAAATAAACACATCACGGTACACACATTACGACACTCCAGAATTGTTGATCTTCTAAGACAGAAACACGAGATAGTTCTCGTGAAAGAATACGCCGGACACGAGAACATTGAAACAACTATGATTTATGCTCACGCCTTACAGCGTATGAACGAAACTCTACCCATGTTTCAAGAAAATATCTACAAATAATCATTTTTTTCTTACTTTTTTTACGTACTTTTTTTATTCATTTTTTAAAAATCATATAGCAAAGTATATATATCATTATTCGTATAAACCGCTCTCCGTACTCCAAATCATATATATAATTATAATTAGTCTTCTTTACGGGAGAAAAGTATTTATATGAGTTTTTACAATATAAAAGTGTGAAAAGAAGTGCATGGAATTGCACAGGTGTATAATTTAATGAACGAAGTTTTTAAAAATAACGAATTATATTCGTCAAAAGAAGTGTGTGAAACATTAAAAATTAGTATAAGAACCTTACGAAATTGGACTAAATTCGGAAAAATTGAATATCTTGAATTTAATGGAATTCATCGATTTCTTGGAAAAAATTTGAATGAAATTGCTGTAAAAAGAAACTGTTTTATCAAAAACGGTGAGGTAGATGATTAATGTACAATCAGAAACCTCAAAAATGGAAAATAAAAACAGTAATATATTTACATATACTAATATAAATAATTTACGGTTAAATTTCCTAAAAAAACTTTTTCAAAAGCAGTTTGAAGAAATTGATGGAGAAAAATACTTCGAAATTCGTTTGTTGAATCAAAATGGAAAACCAAAGTTTTTCAAAGTTGAAAATTTAGAAGATTTTGAAAATATTGATTTTGAAGAATTTAAAAAAGAAAATGAAAGTTACAATATTTATTTTTCTCAAAATTTGAGAAAAAAAGAAAGTGGAAAGGCTGAAAATACCTATGACTGTTACTCGTATGTGGTTTTGGACTTCGATTTCAATTTAAAGGAAAAAAATAATAATAAAGCTTTAGAATTTTGTAAAAATAAATACAAATCGATAAAAAAAGAATTGGGAATGGTTCCTTCGTTTTCTGTATTCACTGGACACGGACTTCATTTATATTTTACTTTAGAAAAAAATACAAATTTTGAAAATATTAAAAAAATAAAAAATATTGTTGAAAATTTAAAAAATCCAAATTTAAAAGGAATTGATAGTAAGGTGTATTCTCCAAGTCAGATATTGAGATTACCGTACTTTAATAACATTAAAAATCCAAAAGAAGTTAAAAAATCGATAATTTTAGAAGAAAATGATATTGAATATGATTTTGAAGAATTAAAAGAAAATTTGGAAAAATTAACTCCAAAAACTTCTAAAAAAGAATTTAAAACTATTGAAACACAAGAAAAAGAAATTAAAAGAGATATTTTCTTTGAAACTTTTCTAAAAAATGAAGAATTAAAAAAAGAAATTGCAGAAAAAGACGGAATTCAAAAGAATGATATTTTATTTAAAAACTTGGCGTTTTATGTTAAGAATTTTCTTGATTTAGAAGAACTTGCTTATGAATTCGTTGAAGAATGTGGACATTCAACAAAAGAATTTGAGGGATGGCTCAGAAAAGACTCAAAAGAAGTAAATTATAGAGAAATTAGAAATTGGGTTGATTATCACCACATTAGTGAATTGAAAAATCTAATAGAAAAACAATTGAAAGATAAATGTGAATTTTTTGATAATTATAGTATTGCTTATGTTTACGGTCGAAAAAATGATTTCAGATACTTAGTTTTTGATGAAAAAACTAAAACAGGGGCATCACATAAGAAAAACCAATTAGTTGATTTTTTCAAGGGCGAATCTACTAAATTGGGATATAAATTAGTTGATTTATTAAACATCCCCCAAATTAATGAAGAAAATGATAAACCGTACACTAAATCGCAATTAAATAGAATGATCTTTGATAAACTTGAAGAAAAATTTGAAGATGAGAATTTCTTGACAAATGTCTATGATGAAGGCTATGAACCTTCCGATAAACGTTTTTTCGAGTATCTTGGAAACAAATACATTAATACTTACCGAGCAGGAAAATTTGAAAATTATTTTGAACCAAAAGAAAAATATAATTTTAAATATATTGAAAAATTATTAAGACATATTACTGGTGATGATGATGATTGTTATAAATATTTTAATAAATGGTTATCATATATTTTAAAAAATCCTACTGATAAATTACCAACATCTTTGATTTTTAAAGGAACGCAAGGTATTGGGAAAGGTCGTTTAAGGGAATGGATTTTAAATAATATTTTTGGAGAACAAAATATAGATCAGATTGAAGAAGATATGATAAATAATAAATGGGGCGATTACGTCAAAAATAATAGATTTGTGATCGTAAATGAAATAAAAATCGATAAAAATGATAAAAAATCATCTAAAAAAATTAAAACTTATTCTACAGATAAAGATATCTCGATACAGCAGAAAAATAAACCTTTAGAGAAAATTAAAAATTATTCACATTGGATTTTCTTTTCAGATCAAGATAACCCCATGAATTTAGAAAAAAAAGATAGAAGACACACAGTTTTCAATCAAGACGATAAGATACCATATGAAATTGTTGAAAAACTCTCACCAGAGCGAAATAAAGGATATTTGGAACAAGAATTGAAAGAATACGTTTCTTATTTGAGAACTTTGAATCCTACTCATATGGAAGTGTCTAATCCGATGATGACTAAAGCGAAAAAAGATCTATTTAAAGAAAATGAAAAAGAAATCTTTGAAGCAATTAATTATGATATTTTCAATTTATGCGGAAAAACAATTGATTCCCTTGCTAATGCGTTAAAAAAACGAGAAAAAAATATAATAGAATATATCGTTGGAAAATTGAATAATAATGGTTTATATTTAAGAGAAAAAAATTATAAAATTGAATTGTGGATCACAAAAGAAGGATTGGGAAAGTTGGATAACTTCACCAAATTGGAACAGATTAATGAAAGAAATTCACTTTCAAAAATTGCGAAAAGACAAGATTATAAATATAGCACAATCCGTTCTAAGGATGATGTAATACCCTTTGAAAATCCAAAAAAAGCTATGGAAATTGAAATTTGGGATTTTCAGAATTCCTAAATATACTTTTTTATTTTTTTTATATCGATTATTGATTTGTAACCAGTTTTTTACGGGCTTAGAATGGTTATTTTCTAAAATGAAAGAATATCTTATCATTATTCTTTTTTCCAATATTTTGTAACCGGTTTGTAACCAGTTTTTGTTACATTTGTAACCACTTTTTTGAGAACGTAGAGTGGTTATTTTTTAATTTAAAGACCATTTATTTATTTTAATTTTTTGTAACTAAAAATATATAATAAATTGATATTAAAAAAAATTAAATGTGAAAATACAAAATTGAATTATAAAATATATTTTTTAAAAAAAAAGTAATTTTCCCACTTTTTTGGTTACAAATTTTTTAAATCCCTAATCTTCCTTAGAATGGACTATACTCTTTAGAATGAACCCCTTTTTGTAACCATTTTTTGGTTACAAAATGGTTACAAAATGGTTACAAAAATTATAAATTTTTTTAAATCCCTAATCTTCCTTAGAATGAACTTTACTCCTTAGAATGAACTCTTTTTTGTAACCATAATTTTGGTTACAAATTTTAATCGTGTCACGTTTTTATTTTTCTCCCCTTTCCCCCTCAAAATCAATAATTATAATAATATATAATAGTATTACAAAATTTAATTAAAAGAGTAAATATTAATATTATTAATAACAATATTAATAATATAAAATCACGGATCCGTGTTTTTATTTTTCTATAATTGTTCTTTCCACGAGAGGAAGAACAGGTGGTGGTAATGTTAGGATTAGCAAGTAAGTTTGCAGAAAAAATGCTTTCAAATAAAGGACAATCCGTTCAAGTGACGGTTATTGAGGTTCTTGTTATTATTGTTACACTTTATGTTGCAATGATTGTTTTAGGTTCATTAGAACCAGTTATGGATTCGGCAATTAATGATTCCAGCAACCTTGCAGGAGCGAAAGATTCCTTGACCACAAACACAGGTTCAGCATTTACAATTGGTGCAATCATACCTTTAATTGTGTTTGCGATGGCAGTTATCGGAGTTATTGCTAATGTATTCGGCGGACAGGAGTAATTTACAATTGGGGAGTGATGTTTTCCCCCCAAATGAACCGTAAAATTTAAACAATTTTTGTATTCATTCACTTTTCACCTTATTTTTATAAAAAAAGGATAAAAAATTGAAAAAAATGATATAAAGAAATATTAATTTTTTTCAATTTTCCTTTAAATTTTAAAAAAATTTACAAATTGGGGATGATTGTTTTCTCCCTTTGACAAAAATAATATTATTAATACATTTCCAAATATTAGGACGAGAAGAAGTAATTTTCTATTTAATAGAAAATTATGTTTTTCTTTAAAAAAAGAAACTTTTTTATGAATAATTTTAAATTTTAAAGATCGCTATGATCTGCGTTCCCATTTTCAAGATCGTTTAATATATATAGTCCTTTAGACACATTTTTTATTATAAATTAAAAAGGGGGCGAGGATTATGAAGTGTTTTCCGATACCAGATGGAAAAATAAAAGCATTTCCGATAAAAACTTCTGAAAAGTCAAAAAAACCACAAAATAATGTTCAACAACCACAAGAACGAGTTATTGAACGAGTTATTGTTCCTGAAAGGATTATTGAACGACCAGTTGAAAGGATTGTTGAGGTTCCAGTTGAGAGGGTGGTTGAAAAACCAATATATCAGAACCGACAAAATCCAATGTCAAACGCGGTAAAAACAATTGGTTTGGTGATAGTTTCCACATATATCGTTTTATCCTTATTGGGTTTGGATTTGCCAACGTTAATTTCATTTTTTAGATAATAAATTTTATTTTTTTTTAGAAAAATATATTTATTAATTTAAATTTATAAAATAATACCATTCTTTTTTCAATTTATATATATAAGATTATTTATTCATACATATATTAATAATAGTAATACTTATATATTATTAAGACTATATATATTTTCATTGATTTTTATGGAAAAAATGTTTTAATAAAAATGGTGAGGTGGAAATGCTTGGAAGTCAGAAAAATATGTCAAAAACTCAAATTATATTCATTGGATTTGGGAATATTTGTCTAACTCTTGTATATTGGTATATATTGGTTTTTATCGTTGGGCAACTTGATGTTGCTTTCTATCCATTAGTTAATGGATATACAACTTACATGGAATGGTATCCGTATATCGTTTTATTAGTAAACTATCACCCGATCTTAATAGTTCTCTACTGTGTTGCTTGGATGTACTTTAGGGGAAACGAGGTCGATGCTTCAAGAAATGTGATTTATTAGGTGATAGAAATGGGTAAGGCATGGGATATTATTATTGTTGTATTTATTTTCAATTTGGCGGTAACAGGAATTTCGAGTGTTTGTGATTATTTTGAAATTCCTTTTTCAAATCAAAGTTTTGTTCCAACTGGAAGTTCTGATTTGGTAAATCAGTTTGACAACACCTCAGAATCCGCACCCAATCAAGTGACGGAGAGTTCACTTTTTGGTGATTGGGCGTGGGCGGTTTCAATTGTTGGAACGTTATTTGGATTTTTAACAGGAAATTATAATATATGGTTAAGTTTAGGGGTGGATCCATTATTCGCGCAATTTCTGAGGGTAGTTTGCATGATGGCTAATGGATTTGCATTATTAGAAATTATTTCAAAGGTGAAAGTGTAATGGTGGTGATAGATGGTTAATGAAACGTTAACAATTATTAATAATACAAGAATAGCGACTTTGGATCCGCGTTTTCTCTCGGATCCTAATATCGCACATCTAATAACTTATTTAATGACACAATTCCCCGAAATCCCTTCAATTATCTTATTTGGTGCTGGGATTTCGTGTTATATTGCAACAGGCGAAGATGAAATGAAGACATTAATATTAGAATTTCTAATGATGTTTGTTTTTATATCAATCTTGGAAATTCCGCTTGATGTGATGGCGAGTACTCCAACGGCTTTGACGTTATTTGGGTTGAATTCGATATTTATAATTTTCATATTTGCGAAATTCTTGTTCTGTTTCACTGATACAGAACAATAAATCTTTATTTTTAATTTTAAATGGTTTTAAAACAAATGGTGGTGATAAATGGCAATTAGAAGTGGAGAAACACATTATGATAGTGATGGAAATGCTTATAGAGTTAGTGGAAGTACAGCGACAAAAATTGGTGATTCTTCCGGTGCAAAATATAAAACTTCATCAATTAACGTGAAGGCAGGAAGTAATGGAAGTTCTTCAAAATCAAATTCAAGTTCTTCAAATTCTACATCGATAGAATCCATAAAAAAAGATTTGGCAAGTGGAAAGCGTTCAACTGGTGCAAATTCAAACGTTGCAACGGCAAACGGAAAAGTTTTTCAAAATTTAAAAAATAAATATGGTCTTGATAAAGCGAAAGAACTCTACAATTCATATAAGAGAAATATTCTAACGGCAAAACAAGAATTAGAGAACGAGCAAAACGCAAAAATCCAAAAGGTAATTGAAAAAAGATATTCAAAAATTGGAACAAGCGGAAAAAATTACAAATCATCAATAAACGAAGTAATTCTTGATAAAGAAGGAAATATTGTCGCACTTAGAAACAAGAAATCCGGTCAAATTGTGGCAGGATCCGGTGTCGCTTACGGTGGACAAGCAGAAAAGAATTATAAAAAATGGGGATTATCAAAGCAATTAGATAATGCCATTGATAATGTCAACAATAAAAGAGAAAATCAATATAATCAAGATTTGAAGTTTACAAATTCGATAACAATTACCCCATCAATGCACCAAATAGAAAAGGACGGAAAACTCTACATCTATGATCATAATGAAGATGGAACGTTTTCAACTTATATTATCAATAAAAATCAATCAAGATACAATAATGGAACCATAGAGTTTACAGATAACGCTATTCTCGAAAACGCAGGAGAATATCAAAAAGATTACACGAAATTAAATGATATTCTTAATGAGAGGTACACATCGGGAAACGAGTACACCGGAAGGATTTCCTTATTTGATATCGCAAAAGAACAGGGTGTATCACTTCAAATTGACCAACAAGGGGATAAAACAGTTTTGTATGATTCCACAGGAACGATTTATGGAATTTACAATTCTGATGATATAGAAATTAAAGGATTGAATATTTACACCAAAAACGATGATTATATTTATTCTTCTTCT
Encoded proteins:
- a CDS encoding PadR family transcriptional regulator, which codes for MDVQFKKGVLELCVLTLLNKRDYYGYELINEISKSISISEGTIYPLLRRLKADGLLTTYLMESSSGPPRKYYKLTEKGKEVRESQAEEWIEFSKKVNELINSGVKDE
- a CDS encoding tyrosine-type recombinase/integrase translates to MDDFDLDELNNLKDSKKLKKVNNEEDFKKQMDFYKNERIRMGIKEYTIKQDCYRVNFFFKWLKEMGFTQNNLNITTFELFFDYMRKKRKISNNTQNKIMISLKKYFEIINNPCMDEFLKKYERSFYKAVEKKETDFIEPSDVKIMCDYFEEKKEKSAFRCLVFLRVLFETAGRFGEVLKIRIRDIDFEKGIILLRETKTSIPRKVAVSKEAKDGEIDTLTYLKFFSKGKSGDDCLFPSEDDVKKPMSKNAFYRHYVKAVRYLKDQNPKLKNKHITVHTLRHSRIVDLLRQKHEIVLVKEYAGHENIETTMIYAHALQRMNETLPMFQENIYK
- a CDS encoding MerR family transcriptional regulator, which encodes MHGIAQVYNLMNEVFKNNELYSSKEVCETLKISIRTLRNWTKFGKIEYLEFNGIHRFLGKNLNEIAVKRNCFIKNGEVDD
- a CDS encoding primase-helicase family protein → MINVQSETSKMENKNSNIFTYTNINNLRLNFLKKLFQKQFEEIDGEKYFEIRLLNQNGKPKFFKVENLEDFENIDFEEFKKENESYNIYFSQNLRKKESGKAENTYDCYSYVVLDFDFNLKEKNNNKALEFCKNKYKSIKKELGMVPSFSVFTGHGLHLYFTLEKNTNFENIKKIKNIVENLKNPNLKGIDSKVYSPSQILRLPYFNNIKNPKEVKKSIILEENDIEYDFEELKENLEKLTPKTSKKEFKTIETQEKEIKRDIFFETFLKNEELKKEIAEKDGIQKNDILFKNLAFYVKNFLDLEELAYEFVEECGHSTKEFEGWLRKDSKEVNYREIRNWVDYHHISELKNLIEKQLKDKCEFFDNYSIAYVYGRKNDFRYLVFDEKTKTGASHKKNQLVDFFKGESTKLGYKLVDLLNIPQINEENDKPYTKSQLNRMIFDKLEEKFEDENFLTNVYDEGYEPSDKRFFEYLGNKYINTYRAGKFENYFEPKEKYNFKYIEKLLRHITGDDDDCYKYFNKWLSYILKNPTDKLPTSLIFKGTQGIGKGRLREWILNNIFGEQNIDQIEEDMINNKWGDYVKNNRFVIVNEIKIDKNDKKSSKKIKTYSTDKDISIQQKNKPLEKIKNYSHWIFFSDQDNPMNLEKKDRRHTVFNQDDKIPYEIVEKLSPERNKGYLEQELKEYVSYLRTLNPTHMEVSNPMMTKAKKDLFKENEKEIFEAINYDIFNLCGKTIDSLANALKKREKNIIEYIVGKLNNNGLYLREKNYKIELWITKEGLGKLDNFTKLEQINERNSLSKIAKRQDYKYSTIRSKDDVIPFENPKKAMEIEIWDFQNS